A region of Leclercia adecarboxylata DNA encodes the following proteins:
- a CDS encoding class I mannose-6-phosphate isomerase, protein MTAYDKFPTVTIQGYDDSAWQGWEAITRTLEAKTQPRSRTVLVIDCYPGVRMTELEDNVLPRLRPALTINAGQARQGEQAIHEMIARNLTDDRVFGVLSCHQLVEFFDAARLEALQTQVSQCSAGLIVIYGPGAALIHPGDVLVYADLPRWEIQQRMRSGEMGNWGAENQHEDMLRRYKRAFFVEWRVFDRHKTPLLRRADFLLDTTRKALPAMVTGKALRAGLAQTTAQPFRVVPFFDPGVWGGQWMKQQFDLDPSAPNYAWCFDCVPEENSLLLRFGAVRIEIPSQDLVLLEPRALLGEKVHARFGAEFPIRFDFLDTIGGQNLSFQVHPVTEYIQQQFGMHYTQDESYYILEAGPGAVVYLGTKTGTDPRAMMDDLRRAGRGEKSFDDARFVNQIPAKKHDHFLIPAGTVHCSGAGTMVLEISATPYIFTFKLWDWGRLGLDGLPRPVHLEHGEQVIDWQRDTQWVHQHLVNQFEPIAQGERWREERTGLHEREFIETRRHWFSEPVIHNTAGGVNVLNLIEGDEAIVDSPTGAFAPFTVHYAETFIIPARVGEYRISPAASASGQQLATIKAWVRS, encoded by the coding sequence ATGACTGCCTACGACAAATTCCCCACGGTGACGATCCAGGGTTATGACGACAGCGCCTGGCAAGGATGGGAGGCGATTACCCGAACCCTTGAAGCAAAAACCCAGCCGCGCAGCCGCACCGTACTGGTGATCGATTGTTATCCGGGCGTGCGCATGACCGAACTTGAAGACAACGTGCTGCCGCGCCTACGCCCGGCGCTGACGATTAATGCCGGGCAGGCACGCCAGGGTGAGCAGGCCATCCATGAGATGATTGCCCGCAACCTCACCGACGATCGCGTCTTTGGCGTGCTCTCCTGCCACCAGCTGGTTGAATTTTTTGACGCCGCGCGTCTGGAGGCATTGCAGACTCAGGTGAGCCAGTGTTCCGCAGGGCTGATTGTCATTTACGGGCCCGGTGCGGCGCTTATTCATCCGGGTGACGTGCTGGTGTACGCCGATCTTCCGCGCTGGGAGATCCAGCAGCGTATGCGCAGCGGTGAGATGGGCAACTGGGGGGCAGAGAATCAGCACGAGGATATGCTTCGTCGCTACAAGCGGGCTTTTTTTGTTGAGTGGCGCGTCTTCGATCGCCATAAAACCCCCCTGCTCAGGCGCGCCGATTTTTTACTGGATACCACCCGCAAAGCGCTTCCTGCGATGGTCACCGGCAAGGCGCTGCGGGCCGGTCTGGCACAGACCACTGCCCAGCCATTTCGCGTGGTGCCATTTTTCGATCCCGGCGTCTGGGGCGGCCAGTGGATGAAACAGCAATTCGATCTCGATCCCTCAGCACCCAATTACGCATGGTGTTTTGACTGCGTGCCCGAGGAAAACAGCCTGTTACTGCGTTTTGGCGCGGTGCGGATCGAGATCCCCTCTCAGGACCTGGTTTTACTTGAGCCTCGTGCGCTGCTGGGCGAGAAAGTTCACGCGCGTTTCGGCGCAGAGTTCCCGATCCGTTTTGACTTCCTGGATACCATCGGTGGCCAGAACCTGAGCTTCCAGGTCCACCCTGTTACCGAGTACATCCAGCAGCAGTTTGGGATGCACTACACCCAGGATGAGAGCTATTACATCCTGGAAGCCGGGCCGGGTGCCGTGGTCTACCTGGGCACCAAAACCGGTACCGATCCCCGGGCAATGATGGACGACCTCAGGCGTGCCGGGCGCGGTGAAAAATCTTTTGATGACGCCCGGTTCGTTAATCAGATCCCGGCGAAAAAACACGACCATTTTCTGATCCCTGCAGGTACGGTGCACTGCTCCGGCGCTGGAACAATGGTGCTGGAGATCAGCGCCACGCCATACATCTTTACCTTCAAACTGTGGGACTGGGGCCGCCTGGGCCTGGACGGCCTGCCGCGTCCGGTACATCTGGAACATGGTGAACAGGTCATCGACTGGCAGCGCGACACGCAGTGGGTCCATCAGCATCTGGTGAATCAGTTTGAACCCATTGCGCAAGGAGAGCGCTGGCGCGAAGAACGCACCGGCCTGCACGAGCGTGAATTTATCGAAACGCGTCGCCACTGGTTTAGCGAACCCGTTATCCATAACACCGCGGGTGGTGTGAATGTGCTCAATCTTATTGAGGGCGACGAAGCGATTGTCGACAGCCCTACCGGCGCTTTCGCGCCGTTTACCGTCCATTACGCCGAAACTTTCATTATCCCGGCAAGGGTGGGTGAATATCGCATTTCGCCTGCCGCCAGCGCGTCTGGACAACAGTTGGCCACCATCAAAGCCTGGGTGAGGAGCTAA
- a CDS encoding PTS mannose/fructose/sorbose/N-acetylgalactosamine transporter subunit IIC: protein MIIEAALIGLLCYLGALSSPWLLGLTGGWYLISRPLISGMLVGLILGDIKTGIIIGVAVQAVYIAMVTPGGSMPADLNFVAYPAIALGILSGKGPEVAVALAATIGIAGTILFNAMMVLNSFWNHRADVALEHGDERGIYLNSAIWPQAMNFVLRFVPTFIAVFFGAQYISGFMDSLPQIVLSTMNVLGGILPAVGIAILLKQIIKSYTMLIYFLVGFVCIVFLKLNMVALVIVGALLALIHYNYKPETPQAVASAPVADDEDEF from the coding sequence ATGATTATCGAAGCGGCGTTAATTGGTTTGCTCTGTTATCTGGGCGCCCTCAGCAGCCCGTGGCTTCTGGGGCTGACTGGCGGCTGGTATCTCATCTCCCGCCCGCTCATCTCCGGGATGCTGGTTGGCCTGATCCTGGGCGATATCAAAACCGGGATTATCATTGGCGTAGCCGTGCAGGCGGTCTATATCGCGATGGTGACCCCCGGCGGCTCGATGCCAGCAGATTTAAACTTCGTGGCCTATCCGGCCATCGCGCTGGGGATCCTCTCCGGCAAAGGGCCAGAGGTCGCGGTGGCGCTGGCTGCCACTATCGGCATCGCTGGCACCATTCTGTTTAATGCGATGATGGTACTAAACTCATTCTGGAACCATCGGGCGGATGTGGCGCTTGAGCACGGCGACGAGCGCGGGATCTACCTCAACAGCGCCATCTGGCCGCAGGCGATGAACTTTGTACTGCGCTTTGTCCCGACCTTTATTGCCGTCTTTTTCGGCGCGCAGTACATCAGCGGCTTTATGGATAGCCTGCCGCAGATCGTCCTCTCCACCATGAACGTGCTGGGCGGTATTTTACCCGCCGTCGGTATCGCCATCCTGCTTAAGCAGATCATCAAAAGCTATACCATGCTCATCTACTTCCTGGTGGGCTTCGTCTGCATCGTATTTCTCAAACTCAATATGGTTGCGCTGGTGATCGTGGGCGCCCTGCTGGCACTCATCCATTACAACTACAAACCTGAAACGCCGCAGGCCGTGGCTTCTGCGCCGGTCGCTGACGACGAGGATGAATTCTGA
- a CDS encoding PTS sugar transporter subunit IIA yields the protein MIHFIVATHGPLAAALLESGRMVYGDLPGVHAVCLSEQAGIEGFRRDFCATLEAASADADGVLVLCDMQSGTPWNVACEVAFNPQTQPPVAVVAGVNLPMLLQTDEVMAASDVHHAAAQLIELTLPTLVQATPTESVQTDDF from the coding sequence ATGATTCATTTTATAGTTGCAACCCACGGCCCGCTTGCCGCCGCGCTGCTTGAGAGTGGCCGGATGGTGTACGGCGACCTGCCCGGCGTGCACGCCGTCTGCCTGAGCGAACAGGCGGGAATTGAGGGTTTTCGCCGGGATTTTTGCGCCACGCTGGAAGCCGCAAGCGCCGATGCCGACGGCGTGCTGGTGCTGTGCGATATGCAAAGCGGCACGCCGTGGAACGTGGCGTGCGAGGTCGCCTTTAATCCGCAAACGCAGCCCCCGGTCGCCGTGGTGGCGGGGGTCAACTTACCGATGCTACTGCAAACCGACGAGGTGATGGCGGCAAGCGATGTCCATCACGCCGCCGCGCAACTAATCGAACTCACTCTGCCGACGCTGGTTCAGGCAACGCCGACAGAGTCTGTACAGACAGACGATTTTTGA
- a CDS encoding PTS system mannose/fructose/N-acetylgalactosamine-transporter subunit IIB, with the protein MSISFVRIDDRVIHGQLITRWARELPCDGIVAIDDAVAADPLLSSVMKGAVSDTKVWLFDTATAIEKLPKVIASEKRYFVIGKSPLTLQRIEQAGISLKNSNGKINVGPMSARANTITIGPNQSVTNEEAAAFEWLTGQGHEIEFRLVPDASFYRWQDARLKLK; encoded by the coding sequence ATGAGTATTTCTTTTGTACGTATTGACGATCGCGTCATCCACGGGCAGCTCATTACACGCTGGGCCAGGGAGCTGCCCTGTGACGGCATCGTTGCCATTGACGATGCCGTTGCGGCCGATCCGCTGCTGTCGTCAGTCATGAAAGGAGCCGTCTCTGACACCAAAGTGTGGCTTTTTGATACGGCAACGGCCATTGAAAAACTGCCAAAAGTGATCGCCAGCGAGAAACGCTATTTTGTGATTGGTAAATCGCCGCTCACGCTACAGCGCATTGAACAGGCGGGTATCAGCCTGAAAAACAGCAATGGCAAAATTAACGTAGGGCCGATGAGCGCCCGGGCGAACACGATTACCATCGGCCCGAATCAGTCGGTAACGAACGAGGAAGCCGCGGCCTTCGAGTGGCTAACCGGCCAGGGGCACGAAATTGAATTTCGCCTGGTTCCCGATGCCAGTTTTTACCGCTGGCAGGACGCCAGACTGAAGCTGAAATAA
- a CDS encoding PTS system mannose/fructose/sorbose family transporter subunit IID, producing the protein MEEHKLTRRDLRRCWRAWMMHNLSSMSFERLESFGFCLSMLPVAKKLYPDAAQRTEMLRRHASFYNTEPQIGAIVNGMALGLEEKKANGEPIDGETINTLKVGLMGPIAGIGDSMIPGMLIPILLSIGMALAAGGNILGPLFYTVAWLAIIIPGSWFLFLKGYQMGSGSVEMLVSSKSTRLREALSLLGVFVMGGVAASYVKLGTGLEFITRDGVNIHVQQMLDGIFPQLLPLTVVLGTWYLMAKRGVSPVKAMLLLLVLAALGVASGLFAG; encoded by the coding sequence ATGGAAGAACATAAACTTACCCGCAGAGATCTGCGCCGCTGCTGGCGGGCGTGGATGATGCATAACCTCTCCTCCATGAGCTTTGAACGTCTGGAATCCTTCGGCTTCTGCCTGAGCATGCTGCCGGTGGCAAAAAAACTCTATCCTGATGCGGCTCAACGCACTGAAATGCTGCGCCGTCACGCGTCGTTCTACAACACAGAGCCGCAAATTGGCGCGATCGTCAACGGTATGGCGCTGGGTCTGGAGGAGAAAAAAGCCAACGGCGAGCCAATTGATGGTGAAACCATTAACACCCTGAAGGTAGGCCTGATGGGACCCATCGCCGGCATCGGCGATTCTATGATCCCGGGCATGCTGATCCCGATCCTCCTCAGTATCGGGATGGCGCTGGCGGCAGGCGGAAACATCCTCGGCCCGCTGTTTTACACCGTCGCCTGGCTGGCCATTATCATTCCTGGCTCCTGGTTTCTGTTTCTCAAAGGCTACCAGATGGGCTCAGGCTCCGTGGAGATGCTGGTCAGCAGTAAATCCACCCGGCTTCGGGAGGCGCTCTCCCTCCTCGGGGTGTTCGTTATGGGCGGCGTGGCAGCCAGCTACGTGAAGCTCGGCACCGGCCTGGAGTTCATCACCCGGGACGGGGTTAACATTCACGTGCAGCAGATGCTGGACGGTATTTTCCCGCAGCTGCTTCCGCTGACGGTGGTGCTGGGAACCTGGTATCTGATGGCAAAACGCGGCGTGTCGCCGGTTAAGGCCATGCTATTACTGCTGGTTCTGGCCGCACTTGGCGTGGCGTCAGGTTTGTTCGCCGGATAA